A single window of Streptomyces griseoviridis DNA harbors:
- a CDS encoding carbohydrate ABC transporter permease → MSAVTAPGAARAPRKSKLGWNVLGLLVFVVAGFPVYWMLNTAFKPAKDAIDPDPSLLPSSLTLSNFSRALDIADFWGPVGRSLIVSLSVVAIGVFVGLLAALAISRFAFRGRKIVIVGILAVQMIPLVAMIIPVFLLLNDLGQYDKLTGLIITYLTFILPFTVWTLRGFIVNIPKELEEAAMVDGCSRTGAFIRVVFPLLAPGMVATSVYGFIQAWNEYLYALMLLSQKNQTATVWLGNFTTKHGTEYAPMMAGATMMALPIVVLFLLVQRKMAAGLTAGAVKG, encoded by the coding sequence ATGAGTGCCGTGACCGCCCCGGGCGCCGCACGCGCGCCCCGGAAGTCGAAGCTCGGCTGGAACGTCCTCGGGCTGCTGGTCTTCGTCGTCGCAGGATTCCCGGTCTACTGGATGCTGAACACGGCGTTCAAGCCGGCCAAGGACGCCATCGACCCCGACCCGAGCCTGCTGCCGTCGTCCCTGACGCTCTCCAACTTCAGCCGCGCGCTGGACATCGCGGACTTCTGGGGCCCGGTCGGACGGAGCCTGATCGTCTCCCTCTCGGTGGTCGCGATCGGCGTCTTCGTCGGGCTGCTGGCCGCGCTCGCCATCTCCCGGTTCGCCTTCCGCGGCCGGAAGATCGTGATCGTCGGCATCCTGGCGGTGCAGATGATCCCGCTGGTCGCCATGATCATCCCGGTCTTCCTGCTCCTCAACGACCTGGGCCAGTACGACAAGCTCACCGGCCTGATCATCACCTATCTGACCTTCATCCTGCCCTTCACGGTGTGGACGCTGCGCGGCTTCATCGTCAACATCCCGAAGGAGCTGGAGGAGGCGGCCATGGTCGACGGCTGCAGCCGCACCGGCGCGTTCATCCGGGTGGTCTTCCCGCTCCTCGCCCCCGGAATGGTCGCCACCTCGGTGTACGGCTTCATCCAGGCGTGGAACGAGTACCTGTACGCCCTCATGCTGCTCAGCCAGAAGAACCAGACGGCGACCGTCTGGCTCGGCAACTTCACCACCAAGCACGGCACCGAGTACGCCCCGATGATGGCGGGCGCCACCATGATGGCCCTGCCGATCGTCGTCCTCTTCCTCCTCGTCCAGCGCAAGATGGCCGCGGGCCTCACCGCGGGCGCCGTGAAGGGATAA
- a CDS encoding carbohydrate ABC transporter permease, whose product MSAADTTTPAKVPPPRQAPPPPAAGKPRRARTPGGATTTPWLLLAPCLLILALVLGYPLFRLLSLSFQKFGQSQLWGFQPAEWVGFDNFTKVLGDGEFWQVVLRTIVFAAGSVVFTMVIGMLVALLLQRVSGWVKTLINIVLVASWGMPIIVATTVFKWLFDADYGILNALLSKLPGVEMIGHNWFASGPQGLAVIMLLVIWGAVPFVVITLSAGLTQVPAELEEAARLDGAGAWGVFRYVTLPILKPIIVMLTTLSVIWDMGVFPQVFVMRNGHPEAEFQLLTTYSYDRAFVVNDYAQGSAIALITVLLLLGVVAVYMRQMLKIGDVE is encoded by the coding sequence ATGAGTGCCGCAGACACCACCACCCCCGCCAAGGTGCCGCCACCGCGGCAGGCACCGCCACCGCCCGCCGCCGGGAAGCCGCGGCGCGCGAGGACCCCGGGCGGCGCGACGACCACTCCGTGGCTGCTGCTCGCCCCCTGCCTGCTGATCCTGGCGCTGGTCCTCGGCTATCCGCTGTTCCGCCTGCTCAGCCTCTCCTTCCAGAAGTTCGGGCAGTCCCAGCTCTGGGGCTTCCAGCCCGCCGAGTGGGTCGGCTTCGACAACTTCACCAAGGTGCTCGGGGACGGCGAGTTCTGGCAGGTCGTGCTGCGCACGATCGTCTTCGCGGCCGGCTCGGTCGTCTTCACCATGGTGATCGGCATGCTGGTCGCGCTGCTCCTGCAGCGGGTCTCCGGCTGGGTCAAGACCCTGATCAACATCGTGCTCGTGGCCAGCTGGGGCATGCCGATCATCGTCGCCACCACCGTCTTCAAGTGGCTGTTCGACGCCGACTACGGCATCCTCAACGCGCTGCTCAGCAAGCTCCCCGGCGTCGAGATGATCGGCCACAACTGGTTCGCCAGCGGGCCCCAGGGCCTGGCCGTGATCATGCTGCTGGTGATCTGGGGCGCCGTCCCGTTCGTGGTGATCACCCTCAGCGCCGGCCTCACCCAGGTACCGGCCGAACTGGAGGAGGCCGCCCGGCTCGACGGCGCGGGCGCCTGGGGCGTCTTCCGGTACGTCACCCTGCCCATCCTCAAGCCGATCATCGTGATGCTCACGACCCTGTCGGTCATCTGGGACATGGGCGTCTTCCCGCAGGTCTTCGTGATGCGCAACGGCCATCCGGAGGCGGAGTTCCAACTCCTCACCACGTACTCGTACGACCGTGCCTTCGTGGTCAACGACTACGCGCAGGGCTCGGCGATCGCCCTCATCACCGTGCTGCTGCTGCTCGGTGTCGTCGCCGTCTACATGCGTCAGATGCTGAAGATCGGAGACGTCGAATGA
- a CDS encoding ribonucleoside-diphosphate reductase subunit alpha, whose product MTIAPVDPASVTPVENDGPGAALLRTLTELTADLPDADPGRVAASALRGRSARADEAELRELATEAAAGLISEDPAYSRLAARLLTISIAVEAATQGVTTFTESIAVGHREGLIADRTAEFARVHASRLDALIDPRGDDRFGYFGLRTLYSRYLLRHPITRKVVETPQHFLLRVASGLAEDDTARSVDEVSALYGLMSRLDYLPSSPTLFNSGTRHPQMSSCYLLDSPLDELDSIYGRYHQVARLSKHAGGIGLSYSRIRSRGSLIRGTNGHSNGIVPFLKTLDASVAAVNQGGRRKGAAAVYLETWHSDIEEFLELRDNTGEDARRTHNLNLAHWIPDEFMRRVNADGQWSLFSPSDVPDLVDLWGDEFDAVYREAEAAGLAKKTMPARELYGRMMRTLAQTGNGWLTFKDAANRTANQTAEPGHVVHSSNLCTEILEVTDDGETAVCNLGSINVGAFVADGDIDWERLDEAVRTAVTFLDRVVDINFYPTEEAGRSNSKWRPVGLGAMGLQDVFFKLRLPFDSDGAKALSTRISERIMLAAYEASADLAERNGPLPAWEKTRTARGVLHPDHYGVEPTWPERWAALRARIATTGMRNSLLLAIAPTATIASIAGVYECIEPQVSNLFKRETLSGEFLQVNSYLVEELKKLGVWDARSREALREANGSVQDFAWIPADVRALYRTAWEIPQRGLIDMAAARTPYLDQAQSLNLFLETPTIGKLSSMYAYAWKSGLKTTYYLRSRPATRIARAAQAQAQATVPVQQAAEPDAVACSLENPESCEACQ is encoded by the coding sequence GTGACCATCGCGCCAGTCGACCCGGCTTCAGTCACCCCGGTGGAGAACGACGGCCCCGGTGCCGCGCTGCTGCGGACCCTGACCGAGCTGACCGCCGACCTCCCCGACGCCGACCCCGGCCGGGTCGCCGCCTCCGCGCTGCGCGGCCGGTCCGCGCGGGCCGACGAGGCGGAGCTGCGCGAGCTGGCCACCGAGGCGGCGGCCGGACTCATCTCGGAGGACCCCGCCTACTCGCGGCTCGCCGCCCGGCTGCTGACCATCAGCATCGCCGTCGAGGCCGCCACCCAGGGCGTCACGACCTTCACCGAGTCCATCGCCGTCGGCCACCGCGAGGGCCTGATCGCCGACCGCACCGCGGAGTTCGCCCGGGTGCACGCGTCCCGCCTGGACGCGCTGATCGACCCGCGCGGCGACGACCGCTTCGGCTACTTCGGCCTGCGCACCCTCTACAGCCGCTACCTGCTGCGCCACCCGATCACCCGCAAGGTCGTCGAGACGCCCCAGCACTTCCTGCTGCGGGTCGCCTCCGGCCTCGCCGAGGACGACACCGCCCGCTCGGTCGACGAGGTCTCGGCGCTCTACGGGCTCATGAGCCGCCTGGACTACCTGCCGTCCTCGCCCACCCTCTTCAACTCCGGTACCCGCCACCCCCAGATGTCGTCCTGCTACCTGCTGGACTCGCCGCTGGACGAGCTGGACTCCATCTACGGGCGCTACCACCAGGTGGCCCGCCTCTCCAAGCACGCCGGCGGCATCGGCCTCTCCTACTCCCGCATCCGCTCCCGCGGTTCGCTGATCCGCGGCACCAACGGGCACTCCAACGGCATCGTGCCGTTCCTGAAGACGCTGGACGCCTCGGTGGCCGCCGTCAACCAGGGCGGCCGGCGCAAGGGCGCGGCCGCGGTCTACCTGGAGACCTGGCACTCCGACATCGAGGAGTTCCTGGAGCTGCGCGACAACACCGGTGAGGACGCCCGGCGTACGCACAACCTGAACCTCGCGCACTGGATCCCGGACGAGTTCATGCGCCGGGTCAACGCCGACGGGCAGTGGTCGCTGTTCTCCCCCTCGGACGTGCCCGACCTGGTCGACCTGTGGGGCGACGAGTTCGACGCCGTGTACCGCGAGGCCGAGGCGGCGGGCCTGGCGAAGAAGACCATGCCGGCCCGTGAGCTGTACGGCCGCATGATGCGCACCCTCGCGCAGACCGGCAACGGCTGGCTGACCTTCAAGGACGCCGCCAACCGGACCGCGAACCAGACGGCCGAGCCGGGCCACGTCGTGCACTCCTCGAACCTCTGCACGGAGATCCTGGAGGTCACCGACGACGGCGAGACCGCGGTCTGCAACCTGGGCTCGATCAACGTCGGCGCGTTCGTGGCCGACGGCGACATCGACTGGGAGCGCCTCGACGAGGCCGTCCGCACCGCCGTGACGTTCCTCGACCGGGTCGTCGACATCAACTTCTACCCGACCGAGGAGGCGGGCCGCTCCAACTCCAAGTGGCGGCCCGTGGGCCTGGGCGCCATGGGCCTCCAGGACGTCTTCTTCAAGCTGCGGCTGCCCTTCGACTCGGACGGCGCGAAGGCCCTCTCCACCCGGATCTCCGAGCGGATCATGCTGGCCGCCTACGAGGCGTCCGCCGACCTCGCCGAGCGCAACGGCCCGCTGCCCGCCTGGGAGAAGACCCGCACCGCGCGCGGTGTGCTGCACCCCGACCACTACGGCGTCGAGCCGACCTGGCCCGAGCGGTGGGCCGCGCTGCGCGCCCGGATCGCCACCACCGGCATGCGCAACTCGCTGCTGCTCGCCATCGCCCCGACGGCGACGATCGCGTCCATCGCGGGCGTGTACGAGTGCATCGAGCCGCAGGTGTCCAACCTGTTCAAGCGCGAGACGCTGTCAGGCGAGTTCCTCCAGGTCAACTCCTACCTGGTGGAGGAGTTGAAGAAGCTGGGCGTCTGGGACGCCCGCAGCCGGGAGGCGCTGCGCGAGGCCAACGGCTCGGTGCAGGACTTCGCGTGGATCCCGGCGGACGTGCGGGCGCTGTACCGCACGGCGTGGGAGATCCCGCAGCGCGGTCTGATCGACATGGCCGCCGCCCGCACCCCGTACCTCGACCAGGCCCAGTCGCTGAACCTGTTCCTGGAGACGCCGACCATCGGCAAGCTCTCCTCGATGTACGCGTACGCCTGGAAGTCGGGCCTGAAGACCACCTACTACCTGCGTTCGCGTCCGGCGACCCGGATCGCGCGGGCCGCCCAGGCCCAGGCGCAGGCCACCGTCCCCGTCCAGCAGGCCGCAGAGCCCGACGCCGTCGCCTGCTCCCTGGAAAACCCCGAGTCCTGCGAGGCATGCCAGTAA
- a CDS encoding GntR family transcriptional regulator, translated as MSTDVGSAENEGGATVRTARVPKYYRLKKHLLDMTETQTPGTPVPPERTLAAEFDTSRTTVRQALQELVVEGRLERIQGKGTFVAKPKVSQALQLTSYTEDMRAQGLEPTSQLLDIGYITADDRLADLLDITAGGRVLRIERLRMANAEPMAIETTHLSAKRFPALRRSLVKYTSLYTALAEVYDVRLAEAEETIETSLATPREAGLLGTDVGLPMLMLSRHSLDLTQQPVEWVRSVYRGDRYKFVARLKRPQD; from the coding sequence ATGAGCACCGACGTCGGCAGTGCGGAGAACGAGGGTGGGGCAACCGTCCGTACCGCGCGCGTGCCCAAGTACTACCGTCTCAAGAAGCACCTGCTGGACATGACGGAGACCCAGACGCCCGGCACCCCGGTCCCCCCGGAGCGGACCCTGGCCGCCGAGTTCGACACCTCGCGCACCACCGTCCGCCAGGCCCTCCAGGAACTGGTGGTCGAGGGCCGCCTGGAACGCATCCAGGGCAAGGGCACCTTCGTCGCCAAGCCCAAGGTCTCCCAGGCGCTCCAACTCACCTCCTACACCGAGGACATGCGCGCCCAGGGCCTCGAACCCACCTCGCAGCTCCTGGACATCGGCTACATCACCGCCGACGACCGGCTCGCCGACCTGCTCGACATCACGGCCGGCGGCCGGGTGCTGCGCATCGAGCGGCTGCGCATGGCCAACGCCGAACCGATGGCCATCGAGACCACCCACCTGAGCGCCAAGCGCTTCCCGGCGCTGCGCCGGTCGCTGGTCAAGTACACGTCCCTCTACACCGCGCTCGCCGAGGTGTACGACGTCCGGCTCGCCGAGGCCGAGGAGACCATCGAGACCTCGCTCGCCACCCCGCGCGAGGCCGGCCTGCTCGGCACCGACGTCGGCCTGCCGATGCTGATGCTCTCCCGGCACTCCCTCGACCTGACCCAGCAGCCGGTCGAATGGGTGCGCTCGGTGTACCGCGGCGACCGCTACAAGTTCGTCGCCCGCCTCAAGCGGCCGCAGGACTAA
- the mctP gene encoding monocarboxylate uptake permease MctP: MKDGVNGVALGVFIFFFLAVTVVGFLAARWRKAENEHSLDEWGLGGRSFGTWVTWFLLGGDLYTAYTFVAVPAAVYAAGAAGFFAVPYTILVYPLIFTFLPRLWSVSHRHGYVTTSDFVRGRFGSKGLSLAVAVTGILATMPYIALQLVGIQAVLDVMGVGGDDGTNWFVKDLPLLIAFGVLAAYTYSSGLRAPALIAFVKDTLIYIVIAVAIIYIPIKLGGFDEIFAKADAKFTATGVGGLAPPAAGQWTYATLALGSALALFMYPHSITATLSSRSRDVIRRNTTILPLYSLMLGLLALLGFMAIAAGVKVDNGQLAIPQLFEDMFPDWFAGVAFAAIGIGALVPAAIMSIAAANLFTRNIYKDFIKPDATPEQETRVSKLVSLLVKVGALVFVLTMDKTVAINFQLLGGIWILQTFPALVGGLFTRWCHRWALLAGWAVGMVYGTVAAYGVASPTQKHFGGSSDEIPGIGEIGYIGMTAFALNALVVVVATFVLRALKAPEGVDETRPQDYTADAGDPGVQVELPPATAGSTH; this comes from the coding sequence ATGAAGGACGGCGTGAACGGCGTCGCGCTCGGCGTCTTCATCTTCTTCTTCCTGGCCGTCACGGTCGTCGGCTTCCTGGCCGCGCGCTGGCGCAAGGCCGAGAACGAGCACAGCCTCGACGAATGGGGCCTGGGCGGACGGTCGTTCGGCACCTGGGTCACCTGGTTCCTGCTGGGCGGCGACCTCTACACCGCGTACACCTTCGTCGCCGTGCCCGCGGCCGTCTACGCGGCGGGCGCGGCCGGCTTCTTCGCGGTGCCGTACACGATCCTGGTCTACCCGCTGATCTTCACCTTCCTGCCCCGCCTCTGGTCGGTCTCGCACCGGCACGGCTATGTGACGACGTCGGACTTCGTGCGGGGCCGCTTCGGCTCCAAGGGCCTCTCGCTCGCGGTCGCCGTCACCGGCATCCTCGCGACGATGCCGTACATCGCGCTCCAACTCGTCGGCATCCAGGCGGTGCTCGACGTGATGGGCGTGGGCGGCGACGACGGCACCAACTGGTTCGTGAAGGACCTGCCGCTGCTGATCGCCTTCGGCGTGCTGGCCGCGTACACCTACTCCTCGGGGCTGCGGGCGCCCGCGCTGATCGCCTTCGTGAAGGACACGCTGATCTACATCGTCATCGCGGTGGCGATCATCTACATCCCGATCAAGCTCGGCGGCTTCGACGAGATCTTCGCCAAGGCCGACGCGAAGTTCACCGCGACGGGCGTGGGCGGACTCGCGCCCCCCGCGGCCGGCCAGTGGACCTACGCCACGCTGGCGCTCGGCTCCGCGCTGGCGCTGTTCATGTACCCGCACTCGATCACCGCGACGCTCTCCTCCAGGAGCCGTGACGTGATCCGCCGCAACACCACGATCCTGCCCCTGTACTCCCTGATGCTCGGCCTGCTGGCGCTGCTCGGCTTCATGGCGATCGCGGCCGGGGTGAAGGTGGACAACGGACAGCTGGCGATCCCGCAGCTGTTCGAGGACATGTTCCCCGACTGGTTCGCGGGCGTGGCCTTCGCGGCGATCGGGATCGGGGCGCTGGTGCCCGCGGCCATCATGTCGATCGCGGCGGCGAACCTCTTCACCCGCAACATCTACAAGGACTTCATCAAGCCGGACGCCACGCCCGAGCAGGAGACCCGGGTCTCCAAGCTGGTCTCGCTGCTGGTGAAGGTGGGCGCGCTGGTGTTCGTCCTCACCATGGACAAGACGGTCGCCATCAACTTCCAGCTCCTGGGCGGGATCTGGATCCTTCAGACCTTCCCGGCCCTGGTCGGCGGCCTCTTCACCCGCTGGTGCCACCGCTGGGCGCTGCTCGCCGGGTGGGCGGTCGGCATGGTCTACGGCACGGTCGCCGCGTACGGGGTGGCGTCGCCGACCCAGAAGCACTTCGGCGGCTCCTCCGACGAGATCCCCGGCATCGGTGAGATCGGTTACATCGGCATGACCGCGTTCGCCCTCAACGCCTTGGTCGTGGTGGTCGCCACCTTCGTCCTGCGGGCCCTGAAGGCCCCCGAGGGCGTCGACGAGACCCGCCCGCAGGACTACACGGCGGACGCCGGCGACCCGGGCGTCCAGGTCGAACTGCCCCCGGCGACGGCGGGTTCCACCCACTGA
- a CDS encoding DUF3311 domain-containing protein, whose protein sequence is MSDVRETQPPVVTPVRVVIAVCLVAPFVAMLWVGSYAKTDPTFIGVPFFYWYQMAWVLISTALTMTAYRLWQREQRARAAAQGGAAE, encoded by the coding sequence ATGTCGGATGTTCGGGAGACGCAACCACCGGTGGTGACACCGGTCCGGGTGGTGATCGCGGTCTGCCTGGTGGCGCCCTTCGTGGCGATGCTGTGGGTCGGGTCGTACGCGAAGACGGACCCGACGTTCATCGGCGTCCCCTTCTTCTACTGGTACCAGATGGCCTGGGTGCTGATCTCCACCGCGCTCACCATGACCGCGTACCGGCTCTGGCAGCGTGAGCAGCGCGCCCGCGCCGCCGCGCAGGGGGGTGCGGCGGAATGA
- a CDS encoding helix-turn-helix domain-containing protein, producing the protein MLRNVTAVVLDGVNPFELGVVCEVFGTDRSDDGLPVYDFAVASGEGPRLTSRAGFALHVEHGLERLETADLIAVPAGSRYESRAFPPELLDALRRGVARGARVLSVCTGVFVLAAAGLLDGRRCAAHWRHADELARAYPRLTVEPDVLYVDADPVITSAGTAAGIDACLHLVRKEQGPEVANKIARRMVVPPHRDGGQAQYIERPLPRSQGDTVAEVLVWMDRHLDREVTVEQLAARAHMSPRTFARRFQQETGTTPYRWLLRQRVLLAQRLLEATDETVDTIADRAGFGTAAALRHQFVRVLGTTPNAYRRTFRCPEIA; encoded by the coding sequence ATGCTCAGGAACGTGACGGCCGTCGTCCTGGACGGTGTGAACCCCTTCGAGCTGGGGGTGGTGTGCGAGGTCTTCGGCACCGACCGCAGCGACGACGGACTGCCGGTGTACGACTTCGCGGTGGCCTCGGGCGAGGGCCCCCGGCTCACCTCCCGGGCGGGCTTCGCCCTGCACGTCGAGCACGGTCTCGAACGCCTGGAGACGGCGGACCTGATCGCCGTGCCGGCCGGCTCCCGCTACGAGAGCCGCGCGTTCCCGCCCGAACTCCTCGACGCGCTGCGGCGCGGGGTGGCGCGCGGGGCGCGGGTGCTCAGCGTCTGCACCGGCGTCTTCGTGCTGGCCGCCGCCGGGCTGCTGGACGGCAGGCGGTGCGCGGCGCACTGGCGGCACGCCGACGAACTCGCGCGCGCCTACCCGCGGCTGACGGTCGAGCCCGACGTCCTCTACGTCGACGCGGACCCGGTGATCACCTCGGCGGGCACCGCCGCGGGCATCGACGCCTGTCTGCACCTGGTGCGCAAGGAACAGGGCCCCGAGGTCGCCAACAAGATCGCCCGGCGGATGGTGGTGCCGCCGCACCGGGACGGCGGCCAGGCCCAGTACATCGAGCGCCCGCTGCCGCGCTCGCAGGGCGACACCGTCGCCGAGGTGCTGGTGTGGATGGACCGGCACCTCGACCGGGAGGTGACCGTCGAACAGCTCGCCGCCCGCGCCCACATGTCGCCGCGCACCTTCGCCCGCCGCTTCCAGCAGGAGACCGGCACCACCCCCTACCGCTGGCTGCTGCGGCAGCGGGTGCTGCTGGCCCAGCGGCTGCTGGAGGCGACGGACGAGACGGTGGACACGATCGCGGACCGTGCCGGGTTCGGCACCGCGGCCGCGCTGCGCCACCAGTTCGTCCGCGTCCTGGGCACGACCCCGAACGCCTACCGGCGGACGTTCAGGTGCCCTGAGATCGCCTGA
- a CDS encoding ribonucleotide-diphosphate reductase subunit beta: MTSEAKNLLDPGFELTLRPMRYPDFYERYRDAIKNTWTVEEVDLHSDVADLAKLSPEEQHLIGRLVAFFATGDSIVANNLVLTLYKHINSPEARLYLSRQLFEEAVHVQFYLTLLDTYLPDPEDRTAAFAAVENIPSIREKAEFCFKWINEVEKLDSLQTQADRRRFLLNLICFAACIEGLFFYGAFAYVYWFRSRGLLHGLATGTNWVFRDETMHMSFAFDVVDTVRKEEPELFDDQLQQQITDMMREAVEAELQFGRDLCGEGLPGMNTESMRQYLECVADQRLTRLGFAPVYGSENPFSFMELQGVQELTNFFERRPSAYQVAVEGTVDFDEEF; this comes from the coding sequence ATGACCAGCGAAGCCAAGAACCTGCTCGATCCCGGCTTCGAGCTGACCCTGCGTCCGATGCGCTACCCGGACTTCTACGAGCGGTACCGGGACGCCATCAAGAACACCTGGACCGTCGAGGAGGTCGACCTCCACTCGGACGTCGCCGACCTGGCGAAGCTGTCCCCGGAGGAGCAGCACCTGATCGGCCGCCTCGTGGCGTTCTTCGCGACCGGTGACTCGATCGTGGCGAACAACCTGGTGCTGACGCTGTACAAGCACATCAACTCCCCCGAGGCGCGGCTGTACCTGAGCCGTCAGCTGTTCGAGGAGGCCGTGCACGTCCAGTTCTATCTGACGCTGCTCGACACGTACCTGCCCGACCCCGAGGACCGCACGGCGGCCTTCGCGGCGGTGGAGAACATCCCCTCGATCCGCGAGAAGGCGGAGTTCTGCTTCAAGTGGATCAACGAGGTGGAGAAGCTGGACAGCCTGCAGACGCAGGCCGACCGGCGCCGCTTCCTGCTGAACCTGATCTGCTTCGCCGCGTGCATCGAGGGCCTGTTCTTCTACGGTGCCTTCGCGTACGTCTACTGGTTCCGCAGCCGGGGCCTGCTGCACGGTCTCGCCACCGGCACCAACTGGGTCTTCCGCGACGAGACGATGCACATGAGCTTCGCGTTCGACGTGGTCGACACCGTCCGCAAGGAGGAGCCGGAGCTGTTCGACGACCAGCTCCAGCAGCAGATCACGGACATGATGCGGGAGGCCGTGGAGGCGGAGCTCCAGTTCGGCCGCGACCTGTGCGGTGAGGGTCTGCCGGGCATGAACACCGAGTCGATGCGCCAGTACCTGGAGTGCGTCGCCGACCAGCGCCTCACCCGGCTCGGGTTCGCGCCGGTGTACGGCTCGGAGAACCCGTTCTCCTTCATGGAGTTGCAGGGTGTGCAGGAGCTGACCAACTTCTTCGAGCGCCGTCCGTCGGCGTACCAGGTCGCCGTGGAGGGCACGGTCGACTTCGACGAGGAGTTCTGA
- a CDS encoding extracellular solute-binding protein, with protein MKRKLIAAIGIAGMMVSIAACGDSDKGSDKQGADAKELTVWLTVDAQNNWPDLVKAADAAITKKHPGIKINHEYYGWPDKNTKLDAVLATDKAPDVVEMGNTEMLGYMVKGAFAPLDTAKFDNSSAWLDGLKASVTYEDKTYGVPYYAGGRVANWRKDVFAAAGVKTPPKTYAELTAALDKVQKKEGDKFSAWYQPTRDWYAAMSFVYDAGGAIAKEEGGQWKGSLSSPESLKGLGEFKNVVDKYMHGDKTKDESDRYIVYGQGKSGMIFGAAWEGATSADPKNDKTGKLKDNLENFVMPGPSGKNMPVFLGGSDLAVPVKSKAQEVAAEWINAFTGPAGQKALIAKGNLPNNKTDLATLKSDPATAVPATAAESNWFVPMAPGWGQVEKAQVLQTMLQNIGTGKKSVEDAAKEADAAIDKVINTK; from the coding sequence GTGAAGCGCAAGCTGATAGCCGCGATCGGTATCGCGGGCATGATGGTCTCCATCGCGGCATGCGGGGACAGTGACAAGGGCTCGGACAAGCAGGGCGCGGACGCCAAGGAGCTGACCGTCTGGCTCACCGTCGACGCTCAGAACAACTGGCCCGACCTGGTGAAGGCCGCCGACGCGGCGATCACCAAGAAGCACCCCGGCATCAAGATCAACCACGAGTACTACGGCTGGCCGGACAAGAACACCAAGCTCGACGCGGTCCTCGCCACCGACAAGGCGCCGGACGTCGTCGAGATGGGCAACACCGAGATGCTCGGCTACATGGTCAAGGGCGCCTTCGCGCCCCTCGACACGGCCAAGTTCGACAACTCGTCCGCCTGGCTCGACGGCCTCAAGGCCTCGGTGACCTACGAGGACAAGACCTACGGCGTCCCGTACTACGCCGGCGGCCGGGTCGCCAACTGGCGCAAGGACGTGTTCGCCGCGGCGGGCGTCAAGACGCCCCCGAAGACGTACGCGGAGCTGACCGCCGCCCTGGACAAGGTCCAGAAGAAGGAGGGCGACAAGTTCTCCGCCTGGTACCAGCCCACCCGTGACTGGTACGCGGCCATGTCCTTCGTCTACGACGCCGGCGGCGCCATCGCCAAGGAGGAGGGCGGTCAGTGGAAGGGCAGCCTCTCCTCGCCCGAGTCCCTCAAGGGCCTCGGTGAGTTCAAGAACGTCGTCGACAAGTACATGCACGGCGACAAGACCAAGGACGAGTCCGACCGCTACATCGTGTACGGCCAGGGCAAGTCGGGCATGATCTTCGGTGCGGCCTGGGAGGGCGCGACCTCCGCCGACCCGAAGAACGACAAGACCGGCAAGCTCAAGGACAACCTCGAGAACTTCGTGATGCCCGGCCCCTCCGGCAAGAACATGCCGGTCTTCCTGGGCGGTTCGGACCTCGCGGTGCCGGTCAAGTCCAAGGCGCAGGAAGTCGCCGCCGAGTGGATCAACGCCTTCACCGGTCCCGCCGGACAGAAGGCCCTGATCGCCAAGGGCAACCTGCCCAACAACAAGACCGACCTCGCGACCCTCAAGAGCGACCCGGCGACGGCGGTCCCGGCCACCGCGGCCGAGTCCAACTGGTTCGTCCCGATGGCGCCCGGCTGGGGCCAGGTCGAGAAGGCCCAGGTCCTCCAGACGATGCTCCAGAACATCGGCACCGGCAAGAAGTCGGTCGAGGACGCCGCGAAGGAAGCGGACGCCGCGATCGACAAGGTCATCAACACCAAGTGA